In a single window of the Ruminococcus albus 7 = DSM 20455 genome:
- a CDS encoding Coenzyme F420 hydrogenase/dehydrogenase, beta subunit C-terminal domain, whose product MNILESVKKDCCGCSACMNSCPRNCITMQPDGEGFLYPNVDEKLCVDCGRCVNVCPVLKEKKTDNKPKAYLVRNRNKNLRSTSTSGGFFAAAAEFVLDQGGCVFGAGFNENFDVVHSYIEDPKDIRKFNRSKYVQSEIGLTYRKVKEFLEKDRTVLFSGTPCQVEGLLNYLGRDHDKLYTMDIICKGVPSPKFWRKYLSWQKKKSKKAIREVRFREKTYGYGSTTMRVIFSDGSQYDEPYDVDPMLQFYSKEMISRPSCHNCHCKGKFRRSSFTAGDYWYVSGAAPRMDDGIGVSQVLVNNEKAAAAFEKMKKYLDTEPLDFDNDSAINGGMMVGSARPSPRRDEMFADLDNMSVYALQKKYFPSTFKLKNRIKRQIRPIMYKTGLLKLYKKRMRRIQSEKSFERQNPEA is encoded by the coding sequence ATGAATATACTTGAAAGTGTAAAAAAGGATTGCTGCGGGTGCAGCGCCTGTATGAACAGCTGCCCTCGCAATTGTATAACCATGCAGCCCGACGGTGAAGGCTTTTTGTACCCGAACGTTGATGAAAAGCTGTGCGTGGACTGCGGCAGATGTGTAAATGTCTGTCCTGTGCTGAAAGAGAAAAAGACTGATAATAAGCCCAAGGCATATCTCGTTAGGAACAGGAACAAAAATCTGAGAAGCACTTCGACATCGGGAGGCTTTTTTGCAGCGGCTGCCGAGTTCGTACTCGATCAGGGCGGCTGTGTCTTCGGTGCGGGATTCAATGAAAATTTCGACGTCGTCCACAGCTATATCGAAGACCCCAAGGATATCAGAAAATTCAACAGATCCAAGTATGTACAGAGCGAGATAGGACTTACTTACAGAAAAGTAAAGGAGTTCCTGGAAAAAGACCGTACCGTACTGTTTTCAGGCACACCATGCCAGGTGGAGGGTCTGCTAAATTACCTCGGACGCGATCACGATAAGCTGTATACTATGGATATAATCTGCAAGGGCGTTCCCTCACCGAAATTCTGGAGGAAATACCTTAGCTGGCAGAAAAAGAAAAGCAAAAAGGCTATACGCGAGGTAAGGTTCCGTGAAAAGACCTACGGCTACGGCAGCACTACCATGAGGGTAATATTCAGCGACGGCAGCCAATACGATGAACCCTATGATGTTGACCCAATGCTGCAGTTTTACAGCAAGGAAATGATATCAAGGCCGTCATGCCATAACTGTCACTGCAAAGGCAAATTCAGACGCAGCAGCTTCACCGCAGGCGATTACTGGTACGTAAGCGGCGCAGCACCACGTATGGATGACGGCATAGGCGTATCGCAGGTACTTGTCAATAACGAGAAAGCCGCAGCCGCATTTGAGAAGATGAAAAAATATCTGGATACCGAACCGCTGGATTTTGACAATGACAGCGCTATAAACGGAGGGATGATGGTAGGCTCTGCCAGACCCAGCCCACGCAGAGATGAAATGTTCGCTGACCTGGACAATATGTCGGTATATGCCCTGCAGAAGAAATATTTTCCATCCACCTTCAAGCTGAAAAACAGGATCAAAAGGCAGATACGTCCTATAATGTATAAAACTGGTCTGCTGAAGCTCTATAAAAAGCGAATGAGAAGGATACAAAGCGAGAAAAGCTTTGAACGCCAGAACCCGGAGGCATAG
- a CDS encoding glycosyltransferase — protein MKTISVYTRGFTHAASYYRILQYTEKIKDAKITNRFTMTEKMYRSYTDAPNLFNKIRYHLMFFFRNLANFTADMVSKPDTVVISRAAVPKVCFFPLSFMYERVLKNSKVIWDFDDDIFGINEITKTEARLLQKYSSEIIVTSDYLKNMLNKKCRDKVTMLPTTDGDLMVDEETGRNCPRVQTFDKHINILWVGASSGLKHVHNVVEALDKAAERVYKKSGRTVTLTVICNLPLEHDTEYLKIKNIRWARDIVLDEILKAHIGIMPLLNIKRSLGKGGFKLVQYMAAGLPSIASDVGYNSSVVTDHETGILVDDKDNTDGWADAVEELSVDLDSWKDYSRASKEKWEENFSFERNLAVWHDMLTK, from the coding sequence ATGAAAACGATCTCGGTGTATACCAGAGGCTTTACCCATGCGGCAAGCTATTACAGGATATTGCAGTATACCGAAAAGATAAAGGATGCAAAAATAACCAACAGGTTCACCATGACCGAGAAGATGTACCGCAGCTATACTGATGCGCCTAACCTCTTCAACAAGATAAGATACCACCTGATGTTCTTTTTCAGGAACCTGGCAAACTTCACTGCTGATATGGTATCAAAGCCTGATACTGTGGTGATATCCCGCGCAGCAGTACCAAAGGTCTGCTTTTTCCCGCTCAGCTTTATGTATGAACGGGTGCTTAAAAATTCAAAGGTAATATGGGACTTTGATGACGATATCTTCGGCATAAATGAGATAACCAAAACCGAAGCAAGACTTCTGCAGAAGTACAGCAGCGAGATCATCGTCACCAGCGATTATCTGAAAAATATGCTGAACAAAAAGTGCCGCGATAAAGTCACCATGCTGCCCACCACCGACGGTGATCTTATGGTGGATGAAGAAACAGGCAGGAACTGCCCGCGTGTGCAGACTTTTGACAAGCATATAAATATACTCTGGGTAGGGGCTTCATCGGGACTTAAACACGTACACAACGTTGTGGAGGCTCTCGATAAGGCGGCTGAACGTGTCTATAAAAAGTCAGGCAGGACTGTAACACTCACTGTTATATGCAACCTGCCCCTTGAACATGATACCGAATACCTTAAAATAAAAAATATCCGCTGGGCAAGGGATATCGTCCTTGATGAGATCCTGAAAGCACATATCGGCATAATGCCCCTGCTGAACATCAAGCGTTCACTTGGTAAGGGCGGCTTCAAACTTGTACAGTATATGGCGGCAGGACTTCCGTCCATAGCCTCAGATGTCGGCTACAACAGCAGCGTTGTGACCGATCACGAAACAGGTATACTTGTTGATGACAAAGATAATACCGATGGCTGGGCAGATGCCGTTGAAGAACTTTCCGTTGACCTTGACAGCTGGAAAGATTACAGCAGGGCTTCCAAGGAAAAATGGGAGGAAAACTTCTCGTTTGAACGCAATCTTGCGGTGTGGCATGATATGCTCACAAAATAG
- a CDS encoding polysaccharide pyruvyl transferase family protein — translation MKKVAVVVCPNIRNFGSVLQSYATQKAVARLGYDNEYIKYVKTKKTAYKYLIQLLIPSIMAERWSFVKRKLFQRKHKDFISRRNKAFDRFVEKYMTASTKYVGYDALRRAAGKYDMAVLGSDQVWNPINSGSDFYTLNWLNDSTKRVAYAPSFGVSEVPSLLRGHYKKFLSKFDHISVREKRGQVIVDDLIGKKVPVVCDPTLLFKSEDWDDILPEKPVAEGKYIFCYFLGNRKEPRECVLKLAKKTGLPIVMMPFFGEISELDNKLNAKFVDDPDPSHFVSAIKNAEYVCTDSYHGTVFSIIYHKRVLVFRRHSADSSKNTFSRLESLLSIAGMKDRVVNDVWEDRFLTDTINYDEVTANIDKLRNYSWNYLSDSLKN, via the coding sequence ATGAAAAAAGTAGCTGTTGTAGTGTGTCCAAATATAAGGAATTTCGGAAGTGTATTGCAGTCCTATGCAACACAGAAAGCTGTTGCCAGGCTGGGATATGACAACGAGTATATCAAATATGTAAAAACCAAAAAGACCGCCTACAAATACCTTATCCAGCTGCTTATACCTTCTATCATGGCTGAAAGATGGTCTTTCGTTAAAAGAAAGCTTTTCCAGAGAAAGCACAAGGATTTTATAAGCAGGCGAAACAAAGCTTTTGACAGGTTCGTTGAAAAGTATATGACAGCTTCCACAAAGTATGTGGGATATGATGCGCTCAGACGTGCCGCAGGCAAATATGACATGGCAGTACTTGGCAGCGATCAGGTATGGAACCCCATCAACAGCGGTTCGGATTTTTATACCCTAAACTGGCTTAACGACAGCACCAAGAGAGTAGCATACGCACCCAGCTTCGGTGTATCCGAGGTGCCTTCACTGCTTCGCGGCCATTATAAAAAGTTTCTTTCCAAGTTCGACCATATATCTGTACGTGAAAAAAGAGGACAGGTAATAGTAGATGATCTTATAGGCAAAAAAGTCCCTGTCGTTTGTGACCCGACGCTTCTTTTCAAATCGGAGGACTGGGACGATATACTTCCCGAAAAGCCCGTGGCTGAAGGAAAGTATATATTCTGCTACTTTCTCGGCAACAGAAAAGAGCCCCGTGAATGTGTTCTTAAACTTGCCAAAAAGACAGGGCTTCCTATTGTGATGATGCCCTTTTTCGGAGAGATATCGGAGCTTGACAATAAGCTCAACGCTAAGTTCGTCGATGACCCTGATCCTTCCCATTTCGTAAGCGCTATTAAAAATGCAGAGTACGTTTGTACCGATTCATATCACGGCACCGTATTTTCCATAATATACCATAAAAGAGTGCTGGTGTTCCGCCGTCACAGTGCCGACAGCAGCAAAAATACTTTCTCACGCCTTGAATCCCTGCTTTCGATCGCAGGCATGAAAGACCGTGTAGTAAACGATGTCTGGGAGGACAGGTTCCTTACCGATACCATAAACTACGATGAAGTTACCGCAAATATCGACAAATTAAGGAATTATTCCTGGAACTATCTTTCCGATTCCCTGAAGAACTGA
- a CDS encoding sugar transferase, with protein sequence MINANVQSEASVLAANIEMTSYSEKVLHESNITVTSGKLYKDKPVYDTVKRAFDIACSFMALTVLAPMMLIVMVLIVIDDFGNPIYTQERVGKNGKLFKIYKFRSMYKKADKKLEELKAMDECKGATFKMKNDPRITKIGSIIRKTSIDELPQLINILKGDMSIIGPRPFIPREQANLPEDRLLVTPGLSCYWQIGGKNSLTTEEQIELDRKYIKDRSVFVDLKIIIKTALFVFKSSNS encoded by the coding sequence ATGATCAATGCAAATGTACAATCAGAAGCAAGTGTTCTGGCAGCTAATATCGAAATGACATCTTACAGTGAAAAAGTACTTCACGAAAGCAATATTACCGTTACATCAGGCAAACTTTACAAGGACAAACCTGTGTACGATACTGTCAAGAGGGCATTTGATATCGCCTGTTCCTTTATGGCACTGACGGTACTGGCACCTATGATGTTGATAGTCATGGTACTCATAGTTATAGATGATTTCGGAAATCCGATCTATACACAGGAAAGAGTCGGCAAGAACGGTAAGCTTTTCAAGATATACAAATTCCGTTCCATGTATAAAAAAGCCGATAAGAAACTTGAAGAATTGAAAGCTATGGACGAATGTAAGGGCGCTACTTTCAAAATGAAGAACGATCCCAGGATCACCAAGATCGGATCGATCATCAGAAAGACTTCCATCGACGAGCTCCCTCAGCTGATAAATATACTCAAAGGAGATATGTCCATAATCGGTCCGAGGCCCTTCATCCCCAGAGAGCAGGCTAATCTTCCCGAGGACAGGCTTCTTGTAACTCCCGGACTTTCATGTTACTGGCAGATAGGCGGCAAAAATTCGCTGACTACCGAAGAACAGATCGAACTGGACAGAAAGTACATAAAAGACCGCTCTGTTTTTGTTGATCTCAAGATCATCATCAAGACCGCATTATTTGTATTCAAGAGCAGCAATTCATAA
- a CDS encoding glycosyltransferase family 4 protein, giving the protein MKLVFIHDGPLFYDKDGNYYEFAYHELYERYSYMADKITFLIRTKPVEGKTFTLVPPQIEVISVPNFKSPKTILVNKPKAEKIVEKCVRENDVFVLRTQSSIAQLAVKYIRKYNKPYIVESVGCSWDSYWNHGLLGKAVAPYMYYKTRSIIGKAKYVYYVTGKFLQRRYPTKGYTVSCSNVVIDEPADTTLVKRLEKLKGFDPHKKLILGTAAALDTRYKGQEYVIRAIKPLTEMGYDVEYHMAGGYNGTKHDYFLRDLAKELGVTDRVKFVGNLSADKMPEYYDSLDIYVQPSKQEGLPRAVIEAMSRGCPVIGTNIAGIPELISKICLFRKGSDTEVIKAVERVLGTDLEKLAKRNFAKSKEFSREKLIKKREAFYDVFLSEYGK; this is encoded by the coding sequence ATGAAACTGGTTTTTATACACGACGGTCCGCTTTTCTATGATAAAGACGGCAACTACTACGAATTCGCCTATCATGAGCTTTATGAAAGATATTCATATATGGCAGATAAGATAACATTTCTTATACGCACAAAGCCAGTTGAAGGCAAGACCTTCACCCTTGTGCCGCCACAGATAGAGGTAATAAGCGTTCCTAATTTCAAAAGCCCGAAGACTATCCTTGTGAATAAGCCCAAGGCTGAAAAGATAGTTGAAAAGTGTGTAAGGGAAAATGACGTTTTCGTACTCAGGACACAAAGCTCCATAGCACAGCTTGCGGTAAAGTATATAAGGAAATATAACAAACCCTATATAGTAGAAAGCGTCGGCTGCTCGTGGGACAGCTACTGGAACCACGGTCTGCTGGGCAAAGCAGTGGCACCTTATATGTATTATAAGACTCGCAGCATAATCGGCAAGGCTAAGTACGTATACTACGTTACAGGCAAGTTCCTTCAAAGACGCTACCCCACAAAGGGATATACAGTAAGCTGTTCAAACGTCGTTATAGACGAGCCTGCTGATACCACACTGGTCAAGCGCCTTGAAAAACTCAAAGGCTTTGACCCGCATAAAAAGCTGATACTCGGTACAGCAGCAGCCCTCGATACCCGCTATAAAGGCCAGGAATACGTTATACGCGCCATTAAGCCCCTTACTGAAATGGGCTATGATGTTGAATACCACATGGCAGGCGGATATAACGGCACTAAGCACGACTACTTTCTCCGCGACCTTGCAAAGGAACTGGGTGTAACAGACAGAGTAAAGTTCGTGGGCAACCTTTCGGCTGATAAGATGCCGGAGTATTACGATTCGCTGGATATATACGTCCAGCCCAGCAAGCAGGAAGGACTTCCCAGAGCCGTGATAGAGGCTATGAGCCGAGGCTGTCCCGTGATAGGAACTAATATCGCAGGAATACCCGAACTTATCTCAAAGATATGCCTTTTCAGAAAAGGCAGCGATACCGAGGTCATCAAAGCAGTTGAGAGAGTTCTCGGCACCGACCTTGAAAAACTGGCTAAAAGAAATTTTGCCAAGTCAAAGGAATTCAGCAGAGAAAAGCTGATAAAAAAGCGTGAAGCATTCTATGATGTATTCCTTTCCGAATACGGTAAATGA